From one Acipenser ruthenus chromosome 21, fAciRut3.2 maternal haplotype, whole genome shotgun sequence genomic stretch:
- the LOC117428144 gene encoding ras-related protein Rab-11A yields MGTRDDEYDYLFKVVLIGDSGVGKSNLLSRFTRNEFNLESKSTIGVEFATRSIQVDGKTIKAQIWDTAGQERYRAITSAYYRGAVGALLVYDIAKHLTYENVERWLKELRDHADSNIVIMLVGNKSDLRHLRAVPTDEAKAFAEKNGLSFIETSALDSTNVETAFQTILTEIYRIVSQKQMSDRHENEMSPSNNVVPIHVSPTTENNPKMQCCQNI; encoded by the exons ATGGGGACCAGAGACGACGAATATGATTATCTATTTAAAG TGGTGCTGATCGGAGACTCTGGCGTTGGGAAGAGTAACCTCCTCTCCCGGTTCACGCGGAATGAGTTCAACCTGGAGAGCAAGAGCACCATCGGGGTGGAGTTCGCCACCCGCAGCATCCAGGTGGATGGCAAGACCATCAAAGCGCAGATCTGGGACACAGCCGGGCAGGAGCGCTACCGGGCCATCACCTCCGC GTACTACCGCGGAGCCGTGGGCGCCCTGCTGGTCTATGACATCGCCAAGCACCTGACGTATGAAAATGTGGAGCGCTGGCTAAAGGAGCTGCGAGACCACGCTGACAGCAACATCGTCATCATGCTGGTGGGCAACAAGAGCGACCTGCGGCACCTCCGGGCAGTGCCCACCGACGAGGCCAAGGCTTTCGCAG AAAAGAATGGCTTGTCCTTTATCGAGACTTCTGCCTTGGATTCAACAAATGTAGAAACTGCTTTTCAAACCATCCTAACAG AAATCTATCGCATTGTGTCTCAGAAGCAAATGTCAGACAGACACGAGAATGAAATGTCTCCAAGCAACAACGTCGTGCCCATCCACGTCTCTCCCACCACCGAAAACAACCCAAAGATGCAGTGCTGTCAAAATATCTAA